In Desulfovibrio sp. JC022, the following proteins share a genomic window:
- a CDS encoding pentapeptide repeat-containing protein produces MRRFTLFNVYLILFPIAMQIHTSDLTNARSQISNFNTHMSVANKQIVCASLAHLQNLEVAPKPVIYFPFSILDTLLFKEKYFEGREALKRTIEVYKTELAGAKFNNFNLKKALNKALENNSYTPISDCIRFDLSEADLNFANMTEANLGGGIFNLTELNNANLEGAHLKNAYFKRAELNNATLSYANMSTANLNYANCSNAKFNQTILAGAKLAYSDLSGAQNLTAEQLSKTQTLYNATIDPGLKTKLKQIKPSLFKYYDWIDN; encoded by the coding sequence ATGAGACGTTTTACTTTATTTAACGTATATTTAATACTTTTTCCCATTGCTATGCAAATACACACAAGCGACTTAACAAATGCGCGGTCGCAAATTTCAAATTTCAATACCCACATGAGTGTTGCTAATAAACAAATCGTTTGCGCATCATTAGCACATTTACAGAATTTAGAAGTTGCCCCCAAACCAGTAATTTACTTCCCATTCAGCATACTAGACACCTTGCTTTTTAAAGAGAAATACTTTGAAGGCCGCGAGGCACTAAAAAGAACAATTGAAGTTTATAAAACAGAACTAGCTGGTGCAAAATTTAATAATTTTAACCTCAAAAAAGCCCTCAATAAAGCATTAGAAAATAATTCATACACACCAATTAGTGATTGTATAAGATTCGATTTAAGTGAAGCAGATCTAAACTTTGCTAATATGACTGAGGCAAATTTAGGTGGAGGCATATTCAATTTAACAGAACTAAACAATGCAAACTTAGAAGGTGCTCATTTGAAAAATGCGTATTTTAAGAGAGCAGAACTAAACAATGCGACTTTAAGTTATGCAAATATGTCTACAGCTAATCTTAATTACGCAAATTGCTCTAACGCAAAATTTAATCAAACAATTTTAGCTGGTGCAAAGTTAGCATATAGCGATTTATCAGGAGCACAGAATCTTACAGCAGAGCAGCTATCGAAAACACAAACACTATATAATGCCACCATTGATCCAGGGTTAAAGACGAAACTTAAACAAATTAAACCAAGCTTATTTAAATACTACGATTGGATCGACAATTAA
- a CDS encoding alkaline phosphatase, translated as MLRRIVRPLVLAVCLAMVAATAFAGAPKYVFYFIGDGLGPTQRMAAELYNKMEKNDADAKLVMNTFPQSALVTTYSDNTLITDSAAGGTALACGYKTTNGYVGKLPDGTDVKSIAEAAKDKGYAVGIVTSTRLTHATPASFSAHNPDRNAANEIAVDQADSGFDFFAGGGYRQYVAKDNAQGLKSKRKDDKDVVKMFADKGYKTFVGDSTRDAFRAYKPKKGEKVFAALTYSHLPYEVDRRNSKLTENKLPALVELTEKAVQSLDAQDKPFFLMVEGGRIDHAAHAHDPTSTILDTIAMDEAVAVAYEFYKKHPEETLIVTAADHETGGVALGISMDSKGYFLNLKELEKVQVSAEDNLDKYYNKLCKKESDLKKRHAAFIAYVEKQWGLTDRTPSEDKILADAMVVQDKNQHLPADKQTNYGYAYTPTMCAVTDLISQRARMFWSSFVHTGTFIPATSIGVGAERFTGFIDNTDIPNRMAEVMEVKLSDIKHTDSKALLGDTFGPQTKYSKIPYNK; from the coding sequence ATGTTAAGAAGGATTGTTCGCCCGTTGGTTCTGGCTGTCTGTCTGGCAATGGTAGCGGCTACCGCATTTGCCGGTGCGCCCAAGTATGTATTTTACTTCATTGGTGATGGTCTTGGACCCACACAGCGTATGGCTGCTGAGCTGTACAACAAAATGGAAAAGAATGACGCTGACGCTAAGCTGGTCATGAACACTTTTCCTCAGTCTGCACTGGTTACCACCTATTCCGATAACACCCTGATCACCGACTCCGCAGCTGGCGGAACCGCTCTGGCCTGTGGTTACAAAACCACTAACGGTTATGTCGGTAAACTTCCTGACGGAACTGATGTTAAGTCCATTGCTGAAGCAGCAAAGGATAAAGGCTATGCAGTAGGTATTGTTACTTCTACTCGCCTGACTCATGCTACTCCTGCTTCCTTCTCCGCTCACAACCCTGATCGTAACGCAGCAAATGAAATCGCTGTAGATCAGGCTGATTCCGGTTTTGATTTCTTTGCAGGCGGCGGCTACCGTCAGTATGTTGCAAAGGACAACGCACAGGGCCTTAAGTCCAAGCGTAAAGACGACAAAGACGTTGTTAAAATGTTCGCTGATAAAGGCTACAAGACTTTCGTTGGTGACTCCACCCGCGATGCATTCCGCGCTTACAAGCCCAAGAAAGGCGAAAAAGTTTTCGCAGCTCTGACATACAGCCACCTTCCTTACGAAGTTGACCGCCGTAACAGCAAGCTCACCGAAAACAAACTTCCTGCTCTGGTTGAACTGACCGAGAAAGCTGTTCAGTCTCTTGATGCTCAGGACAAGCCTTTCTTCCTGATGGTTGAAGGCGGCCGTATTGACCACGCAGCTCACGCTCACGATCCGACCTCCACTATTCTGGATACCATCGCTATGGATGAAGCAGTTGCAGTTGCATACGAATTCTACAAGAAACACCCTGAAGAAACTCTCATCGTAACTGCTGCCGACCACGAAACCGGTGGTGTTGCTCTGGGTATCTCCATGGACTCCAAAGGTTACTTCCTGAACCTCAAAGAACTCGAAAAAGTTCAGGTTTCTGCTGAAGATAACCTCGATAAATACTACAACAAGCTCTGTAAGAAAGAGTCTGATCTTAAAAAACGCCACGCTGCTTTCATCGCATACGTTGAAAAACAGTGGGGCCTGACCGATCGTACTCCTTCTGAAGACAAAATCCTTGCTGACGCAATGGTTGTTCAGGATAAAAACCAGCACCTCCCCGCGGACAAGCAGACCAACTACGGTTACGCTTACACCCCGACCATGTGTGCTGTTACCGACCTGATCTCTCAGCGTGCACGTATGTTCTGGTCCTCTTTTGTTCACACTGGAACTTTTATTCCTGCAACCTCCATCGGTGTGGGGGCTGAAAGATTCACCGGGTTTATCGATAACACCGATATCCCCAACCGTATGGCTGAAGTCATGGAAGTTAAACTTTCTGACATCAAGCACACCGATTCCAAGGCTCTGTTGGGTGATACCTTCGGTCCTCAGACAAAATACTCCAAGATTCCCTACAACAAATAG
- a CDS encoding M23 family metallopeptidase — MAKKKSRIGQILLLILLVAVIGTGAYLLYKDTTSPQATLTPNKGFVTYKTPINVNISDTQSGLKAVKIILSQGEKKLTLTEKTLPKGSFDYNEDILIKKKQIKEGPFELAVWAVDTSLAGFGSGNAVIARGNYTLDTIAPKITVQTTTHNLNQGGCGLLIYNVNETPAKTGVQVNEDFFPGHKQPDGTYACLFAMPYYTDKKDFNPVLIAEDEAGNMRKGSFWYHANGKKYRHDRINISDRFLNTKMPQFEGDFPGLPSQVQLFLKVNRELRKKNRAELHRVAEDTSPTFLFEGKFKRLPNAATRADFGDKRTYYYAGKGIDKQTHLGIDLASTRQAPIPAANNGRVVLAESDFGIYGNAVIIDHGLGLQTLYSHLSQISVEPGDMVAKGQVIGKTGATGMAGGDHLHYGVICAGIPVNPIEWWDGRWIKNNISNKLK, encoded by the coding sequence ATGGCTAAGAAAAAAAGTCGTATCGGACAAATTCTCCTACTAATATTACTTGTTGCGGTTATCGGAACCGGTGCCTACCTGCTTTACAAGGACACAACTTCACCTCAGGCCACCCTGACACCGAACAAAGGATTTGTAACTTACAAGACACCAATCAATGTAAATATCAGTGACACGCAGTCTGGCCTTAAGGCTGTGAAAATAATTCTTTCACAGGGCGAAAAAAAACTGACCCTCACGGAAAAAACTCTTCCCAAAGGCAGTTTTGATTACAATGAAGATATTTTGATCAAGAAAAAACAGATCAAGGAAGGCCCGTTTGAGCTGGCAGTCTGGGCTGTGGATACCTCACTCGCCGGATTCGGCAGCGGCAACGCAGTCATCGCCAGAGGTAATTACACTCTTGACACCATCGCTCCTAAAATCACTGTTCAAACAACTACCCATAACCTTAATCAGGGCGGCTGTGGACTGCTGATCTACAATGTCAATGAAACCCCGGCCAAAACCGGTGTTCAGGTAAACGAAGACTTTTTTCCGGGCCACAAACAGCCGGACGGAACCTACGCCTGTTTATTTGCCATGCCCTACTACACTGACAAGAAAGATTTCAATCCGGTGCTGATTGCAGAAGATGAAGCTGGAAATATGCGCAAGGGATCATTCTGGTACCACGCCAACGGCAAGAAATACCGTCATGACCGCATTAATATTTCCGACCGCTTTCTGAATACCAAGATGCCCCAGTTTGAAGGCGATTTCCCCGGCCTGCCCAGTCAGGTTCAGCTTTTCCTGAAGGTAAACCGTGAACTGCGCAAGAAAAACAGGGCTGAACTTCACCGTGTGGCTGAAGACACCTCCCCTACTTTCCTCTTCGAAGGAAAATTCAAGCGTCTGCCCAATGCCGCCACCCGTGCAGACTTCGGCGACAAACGCACATACTACTATGCCGGAAAGGGCATCGACAAACAGACCCATCTGGGAATCGACCTTGCCAGCACGCGCCAAGCTCCTATCCCTGCGGCGAACAACGGACGAGTTGTACTTGCAGAATCCGATTTCGGCATCTACGGCAATGCTGTAATTATCGACCACGGTCTCGGGTTGCAGACCCTCTACTCCCACCTGAGCCAGATCAGTGTGGAACCCGGCGATATGGTCGCCAAGGGGCAGGTCATCGGTAAAACAGGTGCCACAGGTATGGCCGGTGGTGACCACCTGCACTACGGTGTCATCTGCGCCGGTATCCCGGTCAATCCCATTGAATGGTGGGATGGACGCTGGATCAAGAACAACATCAGCAACAAGCTGAAATAA
- the hysB gene encoding NiFeSe hydrogenase small subunit, protein MSLTRRDFVKMCTGTVAGFGISQMFNPSVVHALKKFVPNVFWLQGQGCTGCSVSLLNSVHPSIAEVLLDVINLDYHPTIMGSEGHEAWDFMMDQAKENKGKYIVIVEGSVPTAENGHYCIVGAGADHKEYTMTEATLEMAKNAALVVNVGTCAAYGGIPAAEGNLTGSMSVTNFLAENGVKTPVVNIPGCPPHPDWMVGTLVVAINAIEEKGLDGGLAEVVKILDENGRPTPFFGENIHDNCPYLEAFDNDEYAEIFTDPVKCRYELGCKGPNANSDCFKRKWNGGVNWCVENSVCIGCVEPGFPDEMSPFYEAG, encoded by the coding sequence ATGAGTTTGACCAGGCGAGATTTCGTGAAAATGTGCACAGGAACTGTGGCTGGCTTTGGGATTTCCCAGATGTTCAACCCCAGTGTAGTGCATGCGCTGAAGAAGTTTGTACCGAATGTTTTCTGGCTGCAGGGACAGGGCTGCACCGGCTGTTCGGTTTCACTTCTCAACTCAGTGCATCCCTCTATCGCAGAGGTACTTCTCGATGTAATTAACCTTGATTATCACCCGACTATTATGGGTTCCGAAGGCCACGAAGCCTGGGATTTCATGATGGATCAGGCTAAAGAAAACAAAGGCAAATACATCGTTATCGTTGAAGGTTCCGTTCCCACAGCTGAGAACGGCCATTACTGTATCGTAGGTGCAGGCGCGGATCATAAAGAGTACACCATGACTGAAGCCACTCTCGAAATGGCTAAGAATGCTGCTCTGGTTGTAAACGTTGGTACTTGTGCTGCATATGGCGGTATCCCCGCTGCTGAAGGAAACCTTACCGGCTCCATGTCTGTAACCAATTTCCTCGCAGAAAACGGTGTGAAGACTCCTGTAGTCAACATTCCGGGTTGTCCTCCCCATCCTGACTGGATGGTGGGTACTCTCGTTGTTGCTATCAATGCCATCGAAGAAAAAGGTCTTGATGGAGGACTTGCTGAAGTCGTCAAAATTCTTGATGAAAACGGTCGTCCTACACCTTTCTTCGGTGAAAACATCCACGACAACTGCCCCTATCTTGAGGCCTTTGACAACGATGAGTATGCTGAAATCTTCACCGATCCGGTTAAATGCCGTTACGAGCTGGGCTGTAAAGGTCCCAACGCCAACTCCGATTGCTTCAAACGCAAGTGGAACGGCGGCGTTAACTGGTGTGTTGAAAACTCAGTATGCATTGGCTGTGTAGAACCGGGATTCCCGGATGAAATGTCTCCCTTCTACGAAGCCGGTTAA
- a CDS encoding glycosyltransferase family 4 protein, protein MNKNICFFNSNKAWGGGEKWNHHFSLLLRDQGYNVFVVTNHKSELKTRLENEPGITLHSEPIGNISFLNPALMGRLKSFFQANNIQTLITALPSDLKSGGIAAKRAGVNRVIYRRGIAVPVKNSLFNRYIFKNVVDRLIVNSLETKRTVLANNSDLIDESKIRQIYNGFDVAEFDKQDFFPPYSPENGEVVIGNAARLTAQKGQKHLIKAAELLKEKGLNFKILIAGSGEMEQELKDYATELDVNDKISFLGFIKDMKSFHASQDIFCLPSLWEGFGYALVEAMTLEKPVVGFDISSNPEVVADGETGILVPVEDTEKLAAALKKMILDEELRNKMGAAGRQRVLENFNTPLVLRKLVEIVEE, encoded by the coding sequence GTGAATAAAAACATATGCTTCTTTAATAGTAATAAAGCCTGGGGCGGCGGAGAAAAGTGGAACCATCACTTTTCCCTGCTCCTCCGGGATCAGGGTTACAACGTATTTGTCGTAACCAACCATAAATCAGAGCTTAAAACCCGCCTTGAAAATGAACCGGGCATCACCTTGCACAGTGAACCGATCGGCAATATTTCCTTCTTAAACCCAGCTTTAATGGGCCGCTTGAAATCTTTTTTTCAGGCCAACAACATCCAGACCCTGATCACCGCCCTGCCCTCAGACCTTAAAAGCGGAGGCATTGCCGCCAAACGTGCCGGAGTTAACCGTGTAATCTACCGTCGCGGAATTGCCGTTCCGGTGAAGAATTCGCTGTTCAATCGCTATATTTTTAAGAACGTTGTTGATCGTTTAATCGTCAATTCCTTAGAGACAAAACGGACTGTTCTAGCCAACAATTCCGACCTTATTGATGAAAGCAAAATTCGCCAGATATACAACGGTTTCGATGTTGCTGAATTTGATAAACAGGACTTTTTTCCGCCTTACTCTCCCGAAAATGGAGAAGTTGTAATCGGGAATGCCGCCCGTTTGACCGCTCAAAAAGGCCAAAAACATCTCATCAAGGCTGCAGAACTGCTCAAAGAGAAAGGATTAAATTTCAAAATACTCATCGCAGGTAGCGGTGAAATGGAGCAGGAATTAAAAGATTACGCCACAGAACTGGACGTAAACGACAAAATTTCATTCCTCGGTTTTATCAAAGACATGAAATCTTTTCATGCCTCACAGGATATTTTCTGCCTGCCATCCCTCTGGGAAGGGTTCGGTTATGCCCTTGTGGAAGCCATGACTCTGGAGAAACCCGTAGTAGGATTTGATATAAGTTCCAACCCCGAAGTCGTAGCTGACGGTGAAACCGGGATTCTTGTTCCCGTAGAAGACACAGAAAAGCTGGCAGCAGCTTTAAAAAAGATGATTCTTGATGAGGAATTACGCAATAAAATGGGTGCAGCCGGACGTCAGCGGGTTTTGGAAAATTTCAATACTCCGCTGGTTTTGCGGAAGTTAGTTGAGATTGTGGAGGAGTAG
- the hysD gene encoding NiFeSe hydrogenase maturation protease, which yields MKKLLVLGIGNILLGDEGVGVHAVEELKKDEWPENVHLVDGGTFTHDIFHILEGYDGLLVLDIVHGGKDAGTIYYLEEKDIIDNDKQRLSLHDIDLVDSLNMAGAVGKRPEMRILGMEPENYTEWNMDMTETCQAVFPGYLDKARSEIKRFIAEFAQ from the coding sequence ATGAAAAAACTGCTGGTTTTAGGGATTGGGAACATTCTCCTTGGCGATGAGGGCGTCGGGGTGCATGCTGTAGAAGAATTGAAGAAAGATGAATGGCCGGAAAATGTCCATCTTGTGGACGGCGGTACATTTACCCACGATATTTTTCATATTCTGGAAGGCTATGACGGCCTTCTGGTACTGGACATCGTTCATGGCGGGAAGGATGCCGGTACCATTTATTATCTTGAAGAAAAAGATATCATCGACAACGATAAACAGCGTCTGTCTTTGCATGACATTGATCTCGTTGATTCCCTGAATATGGCCGGAGCTGTCGGGAAGCGTCCTGAAATGCGTATTTTAGGCATGGAGCCTGAGAACTACACCGAATGGAATATGGACATGACAGAGACATGTCAGGCCGTATTCCCCGGTTATCTTGATAAGGCTCGGTCTGAGATTAAACGCTTTATTGCGGAGTTCGCTCAGTAG
- the hysA gene encoding NiFeSe hydrogenase large subunit HysA, which yields MSSKSHAPAGKDGKIKIAIDPVTRIEGHLKAEVVVKDGKVTDAWLSGGMYRGFENILVGRDPRDAAQLTQRLCGVCPTAHSTASTRALDDAFGVKLTTNGRVTKNLIFGANYLQSHILHFYHLAALDFVRGPGKAPFVPRFEHPDLRLDEKTNKVAVDQYVKALEIRRICHEMVALFGGKMPHVSGQVVGGATEIPTKEKLAEYASRFKQVQKFIEETYVPTVYLIGSVYKDLFKIGGGYKNAMAYGVFPMDDAESEYLLKPGVYIDGKDQDFDQKLIKEYTKYAWYTDECSDLHPSEGKTIPDVHKKDAYSFCKASRYNGSAVEVGPLARMWIHNPELSPMGQKQLKDLFGIEAKMFRDLGEDMAFSLMGRHVARAEEAYMVANAIQDAWLKEIKPGEETFVKSEIPESAEGLGLTEAPRGSLLHYINIKDSVTANYQMIPATLWNSTPRDDKGHRGTIEEALIGTPVPDPSSPVDISRIIRSFDPULGCAVHVLHAETGEEHVVHVGEGC from the coding sequence ATGTCTTCAAAATCTCATGCACCCGCCGGTAAAGACGGGAAAATTAAGATTGCCATTGATCCGGTAACCCGAATCGAAGGTCACCTCAAGGCTGAGGTCGTAGTTAAAGACGGTAAAGTAACTGATGCATGGCTCTCCGGCGGCATGTACCGCGGTTTCGAGAACATCCTTGTAGGACGTGATCCCCGCGATGCAGCTCAGCTGACCCAGCGTCTGTGTGGTGTTTGCCCCACCGCTCACTCTACTGCTTCCACCCGCGCTCTTGATGATGCTTTTGGCGTAAAGCTGACCACAAACGGTCGTGTTACCAAAAACCTCATCTTCGGTGCTAACTACTTGCAGTCTCACATTCTGCATTTCTATCATCTTGCAGCTCTGGACTTCGTACGCGGTCCCGGCAAAGCTCCCTTTGTCCCCCGCTTCGAACATCCTGACCTGCGTCTTGATGAAAAAACCAACAAGGTAGCTGTAGACCAGTACGTTAAGGCTCTTGAAATCCGCCGTATCTGCCACGAAATGGTAGCTCTGTTCGGTGGTAAAATGCCTCACGTTTCCGGTCAGGTCGTTGGTGGTGCAACTGAAATTCCGACCAAGGAAAAGCTCGCTGAATACGCAAGCCGCTTCAAGCAGGTTCAGAAGTTCATTGAAGAAACCTACGTACCTACCGTTTACCTTATCGGTTCCGTCTACAAAGATCTGTTCAAGATCGGTGGCGGTTACAAAAACGCCATGGCTTACGGCGTATTCCCCATGGATGATGCTGAGTCCGAATATCTGCTCAAGCCCGGTGTTTACATCGATGGTAAAGATCAGGACTTCGACCAGAAGCTCATCAAGGAATACACCAAGTATGCATGGTACACTGATGAGTGTTCCGATCTGCACCCCAGTGAAGGTAAAACCATTCCTGATGTGCACAAGAAGGACGCTTACAGCTTCTGTAAAGCTTCCCGCTACAACGGCAGCGCTGTTGAAGTTGGTCCTCTGGCGCGTATGTGGATTCATAATCCCGAACTCAGCCCCATGGGACAGAAGCAGCTCAAGGATCTCTTCGGCATCGAAGCCAAGATGTTCCGCGATCTGGGCGAAGACATGGCATTCTCCCTTATGGGTCGCCACGTTGCTCGCGCAGAAGAAGCCTACATGGTTGCAAACGCAATCCAGGATGCATGGCTCAAAGAAATCAAGCCTGGCGAAGAAACCTTCGTCAAGTCTGAAATTCCTGAGTCCGCAGAAGGTCTCGGTCTTACCGAAGCACCCCGTGGCTCCCTGCTGCACTACATCAACATCAAGGATTCAGTAACTGCTAACTACCAGATGATCCCCGCGACCCTCTGGAACAGCACCCCCCGTGATGATAAAGGTCATCGCGGAACCATTGAGGAAGCCCTCATTGGTACTCCGGTTCCTGATCCGTCAAGTCCTGTAGATATCTCAAGGATCATTCGATCCTTTGACCCGTGACTGGGTTGTGCCGTGCACGTGCTGCACGCAGAGACCGGTGAAGAGCATGTTGTTCACGTAGGCGAAGGTTGCTAA
- a CDS encoding YibE/F family protein yields the protein MKRFISPIFFILMIVGIIGLLQSENSGPDLNTGMHELRATVTAVNNEALVEMGTARIGGQHVTAILQEGEAKGQTVTGPNQLTGQPEMDEIFHPGDTILMAVRINDGKAVEARAVNQFRQGWELALFGLFVIILLIYARSIGLKALFSFITSFYIIWKFFIPGLLSGGNPILLTVITLTLLTVVIITCVAGFSRVTVVATMGTLCGLLLALTLTLFFGEKLKLAGMTAPFATMLIFSGHYTLDLLDIFYASVILGASGAAMDIAMDVAASMNEVLDKKPDITRNELIASGFNVGRMVTGTMTTTLLLAYSGGYLTMLMLFVTKETSFTRMLNFKLVAAEIFRTLVGSVGLVLVAPITAILAGFILCGVKEVNKSSN from the coding sequence ATGAAAAGGTTTATATCCCCGATTTTTTTTATCCTGATGATCGTCGGCATTATCGGATTGTTACAGTCTGAGAATTCCGGTCCTGACCTGAATACCGGCATGCACGAGTTGCGTGCTACTGTTACCGCAGTGAATAATGAAGCCCTTGTTGAGATGGGTACAGCCCGTATCGGCGGGCAGCATGTTACTGCCATTTTGCAGGAGGGGGAAGCCAAAGGGCAGACTGTAACCGGGCCGAACCAGTTGACCGGACAGCCGGAGATGGACGAGATTTTCCATCCCGGAGACACAATCCTCATGGCTGTTCGGATCAATGACGGAAAAGCCGTGGAAGCACGAGCTGTGAACCAGTTCCGTCAGGGCTGGGAGCTGGCTCTGTTCGGTCTGTTTGTTATTATTCTACTGATATATGCCCGTTCAATCGGCTTGAAAGCTCTGTTCAGTTTTATCACCAGTTTTTATATTATCTGGAAATTTTTTATTCCCGGCCTGCTAAGTGGAGGTAACCCCATTCTGCTGACCGTAATTACTCTTACTTTGCTGACCGTAGTCATTATTACCTGTGTTGCCGGATTTTCACGGGTCACAGTGGTGGCTACAATGGGCACTCTCTGCGGTTTGCTGCTGGCCCTGACCCTGACCCTCTTTTTTGGTGAAAAGCTTAAACTGGCAGGTATGACCGCGCCATTTGCGACCATGCTGATCTTTTCAGGGCACTACACACTGGATCTGCTTGATATATTTTATGCTTCGGTCATTCTCGGTGCTTCCGGTGCAGCCATGGATATTGCCATGGACGTTGCCGCTTCCATGAATGAGGTTCTGGATAAAAAACCGGATATCACCCGTAATGAATTGATTGCATCAGGCTTTAACGTGGGGCGCATGGTTACGGGAACCATGACTACAACTTTGCTGCTGGCCTATTCCGGCGGCTATCTGACCATGCTCATGCTTTTTGTTACCAAGGAGACATCATTTACCCGCATGCTTAATTTTAAGCTTGTGGCGGCGGAGATCTTCCGTACGCTGGTGGGGAGTGTCGGGTTGGTACTGGTTGCGCCGATTACGGCCATACTGGCAGGATTTATTTTATGCGGAGTCAAGGAAGTAAATAAGTCTTCTAACTAA